From Aegilops tauschii subsp. strangulata cultivar AL8/78 chromosome 5, Aet v6.0, whole genome shotgun sequence:
TCCTAACTCCTGCTATTTCAGGTTTGTTGTTTGCAGGTGACATATCTAAATTAATCATTTTTGTGATCATATAGATAACTAACATGTTGTTTATGTCATTTCAGTGTTATCAGCAATTGAAGGACTAAGAGGACCATTTCCTTCTGTTAGTAAACGTAGGTAGCTCAATAGGTGTTGATTAGTAATGAAAATAATCTCTGATAACCCTTTTAGATGACATTGATCTTTCATTGAATTTTCCAGCTGTTGTGGAAGCTCTATCTGCAGCAATTCTTATTGGTGTATTCTTGCTGCAAAAGTATGGGACTTCAAAAGTGAGCTTTCTGTTTTCTCCAATCATGGCAGCATGGACTTTCACCACTCCAATTGTTGGAATATACAGCATTGTTCGTTACTACCCGGGCATTTTCAAAGCCATTTCGCCACATTATATTGTTCATTTCTTCCTAAGAAATAAAAAACAAGGATGGCAGCTGCTTGGTGGGACTGTTCTATGTATCACAGGTACATCAGATTTACATGCCAAGATTATCAGGTTGTGCATTTTTTTCAGATAAGATCATGCAGGCTAAAGTCGATCTCCTGCATACAGGTGCAGAAGCTATGTTTGCAGATCTTGGCCACTTCAGCAAAAAAGCTATTCAGGTCATTATTATTAACAAATATCAGCATGAATTATTCTTTGTGAATGTTTTCCATGTATAGCTGGTTACACCTTATTTGTTTTCAGATAGCATTTCTATCCAGCATATATCCTTCTCTGGTCCTCACTTATGCCGGGCAAACAGCATACCTTATTAACAATGTCAATGACTTCAGTGATGGATTCTACAAATTTATCCCTCGGCCAGTTTACTGGCCGATGTTTGTCATTGCAACACTAGCAGCAATTGTTGCAAGCCAGTCCTTAATATCGGCAACATTTTCTGTCATCAAGCAATCAGTTGTCCTGGACTACTTTCCACGTGTTAAAGTGGTGCACACATCACATCAAAAGGAAGGGGAGGTTTACTCACCAGAAATTAATTACATTCTGATGGTACTATGTGTTGGTGTTATACTAGGCTTTGGAGGTGGAAAGGAGATAGGGAATGCTTTTGGTAAGTAAATTTGACTAAACAAATGCTTCAGTTGTTGATATACAGCTACTTTGTGCCTGAAGACTCAATGCATAATTTATATTTTTACTGCAGGTGTTGTTGTCATCATGGTTATGCTCATAACTACAATCATGCTCACTCTTGTGATGATCATCATATGGAGAACACCACCTGTTTTTGTCGGGATGTTTTTCATTCCATTCGTCATTATGGAAGGGTCCTATGTCAGTGCCGTTTTCACCAAGATCCCTGAAGGTGGTTGGCTTCCTTTTGCAGTTTCCATGATCCTTGCATTGATCATGTTCGTCTGGTACTATGGTAGGCAAAGGAAAATAGAGTACGAAATGGCGAACAAGATAACCATGGAGCGCCTTGGTCAGCTCTTGGCAATGCCTGAGGTCCAGAGGGTCCCGGGCTTGTGCTTCTTCTACAGCAACATACAGGACGGGCTAACTCCTATACTTGGCCATTACATCAAGAACATGAGCTCACTGCATACAGTCACAATTTTTGTGACCCTGAGGTACCTGCTGGTTTCCAAAGTTGATCAACGGGAAAGGGTCCTGATCAAGAGGCTCGGACCTAGGGGGGTGTACCAGTGCACCGTCCAGTATGGCTACGCTGACAACCTGAGCCTCAAAGGAGGCGATGATCTTGTCGCACAGGTTATGAGATGCCTGAAGCGGCACATTGCGATGAGCACCGACCGGCGTTCATCTGTTTCTACGGAGGAAGAGATCGCTAACCTGGAGGCGGCGAGTTTGGCCGGGGTGGTGCATGTCCGGGGCAAGATGAGGTTCTATGTGGGTGACGATGCCGGCTGTTTTGACAAGGTCATGCTCCGATCCTACGAGTTCTTGCATAGCATCTGCAGATCGGCACTGCCAGCTCTCGGGATGCCTCTGCAGCAGCGAGTTGAGATCGGCATGTTGTACAAGGTTTGAGGCGCTGCATCAACTGTTTTTTGTATGAATCTCATGAACATGGTCACTCTCCACAATATACCGTCATGTCGGAAATGTCATTTGTGTTGGCCACGCCATATTTTTTGCAAGCAATGACACGGTTGGTGCACATCTTTTGTAAAGATTTTTGAACTGACATTTAGAAGACAAGTGGGCCTGAACTATTGGATTATTTGGCATCTCAATTCCTGGTATATAAGACATAAGAGTGATGGCACGAAAGTTGGGCCAACAAAGCGGGAGAAGGGTACCGTGAAGTCAGCGAAAAGTACCACCATGTCTCCTGTAAGAAATTCTGGGAAGGTTTGACCAGTTCAGTAGGAAACCTGTCAAGAACTCAAGATTTATTATGTTTCATTTAGGATCTTATTTTTGTTAGCCAAACTTGAGGCGTATCATCTTATTATGAAAAAATGGAAGAGAACAACTTCCCCAGTATCTGATCTCTGGATTCAAAGATGAACCAATTATTACGTTGTCGCAatagtttaaaaaaaataaagaaataaaaGGCTAAAACACAATGTTACATAGAATATTGCTAAACCGTTTCCCATGTTCGATACTACTTGCGATATAAATTCTCTGGCAATCATGGAACGATGTCTCATTCTAGTTTTTTGTGTGTACAGAATATCATCGTGTTGTTAGGAAACATTTTCATAATACTAGTTAATTGCCTGTGCATTGTAGCGGATGGACATATATACAACAAAGGGGCATATATGTTCTCATGGTTCAACATCAATATAGTGTGTAACACATAGTACCTCTATATTCCTTGTGCACATGAAGTGATGTTGTCTCTTTTTACCATTAAATTTCACAACCCTAGCTTATGGTAATGTAATGGACGCATAGAGAGCATAGCATATCACCATGTCTGAATTCTTTGAATTGTGAAAATTGAGGATTAACTCAAACCTCATGTTTCCTAAAGGGCTAAGACCCTAAAATTTCCTCAGTGAATGCAGAATGCTCTTCATGGCAAGAGCTTCATATAATTGATATGGATCCTCTAAAAATTTCAAGGGTTTAAGGATGGTTTAAAACTTTGGAAATCATAATTTAAACCATAATTCTTAAAATAGCTGGATTAGAAATAAAAATATAATCTCAACAAATTTGAAACTTTTTATGTGTACCTGGGTTGCACCAGTGAGGTCACATAAATCTCAAAAGTTTCAGAGCTAGTTTGTACTCTGTCTGTTCCAGAACATAAGGTGTATTGATTTCCGTTCAAGTCAACCATTTGAATGTTTGACCAAGATTATAGAATAAAATAACAACATCTGCAATACCTACTAGATAAAATATGCAACTACTTTTCATGATGGATAAAATGTTCGTATTGTGGATATTGATATATTTTTCTTAAAACTCGGTCAAACATGCACTCGTTTGACTTTTGAAAAAATAAATgcaccttatataaaggaacggagggagtatcttgaTTTAAATCAAAACAACAAAGTAAAATAGGAATCAGAATAAATAGCAGAGAGATACTGTAGCATGGGCCTTAATTTGCAAGTGAGCCTAGCCCAGCCCAGCCACAGCACCCCCCCGACAGTTCCTCTGGCGTGACTGCAAACAATGATGTTTTGACATTATGTTGTGTGTCGCGTCTCCTCAGATTTGGAGCGGCTGGTTGGCCGGTGAAAAATATTTAACAATTATtcgaaaaaatgttcaaaaacatGAACGTTTTAAATGTTTATACACCGTAAAAAAACATTCATGTATTTTTtcagaaaaatgttcatcgtgtATTTCAAAAGAGTTTAACATGTATTCAGAAAAGTGTTCAAAACatgtatttcaaaaatattcattctgtattttttttaaatgttcaaCTTGTATCGAAAAAATGCTTCATATGTATGCAAGAAATGTACGACATGTAAGTTCGACATGTATGCAAAGAAGGAAAAGAAAGCTTCAAGTCCTTTATGTGGAGTTGTAACTCTTTTGTTATTTAGAGCTAGCTTCGGGGACCTTCGGTCCCTTCCCCTTGTTAAAACAAAGGTCTCAATCACGATGGAGATAAATTCTATCGCATTCTGCTCTGAGGACTAATATGCCCCACCAGGCTTTCGTCAGAAAGTGCTCAAACAAATCGTGCTATGTTACATTTGGAGAGGGAGGTGTCTCCACGAATCTTTCCCTAGTACATCGGTGAACTATAATACCCCATcacttccggtttatagggcttaaatctcaaatctcatcaaccaagtcATTTTGTGAGTgaaggaatgtatctcgtactttacaaaactacccgaATTAAACGCATGCATTAATTTGGATTAATTACGTGCATGCATGCTTGGCCGCTAGATAAGTAGAAACATTACATGCATTGGTGTGTTCCTTTTTAATTTTTGCATGCAAAGATTTAATGCGCATTGGAAACTAAAAATGAGATGGAGATGAATCCTCTAAATTGGAAAAACAAAAAAGTTGAGATAAgccttataaaccggaaaggagggagtatctTCCATCCCAATTTTCTTAATGGCTCTAGCCAGTTAGAGAGCCCTCGAGTCCATCGCTTCCTGAGCGCAAACTGAACCCAAGAGGGCGCGACTATACCTTGCTTGCTGCGAGAGCTACCACTGCATCGCCTCAAGGAACACCCCCTAGTGGGCCCGCCCAATAACAGGTTTTTCACTTATTCAGTCGGTTTGTTTGTTTTCTTTCATTGTTTACTTTTGTAtatattttcaaaaatattactatatatatatatatatatatatatatatatatctaaaaAATCGCTTAAATTTTGAGAAGTGTTCATCAAACATTCAAAAAACGTTCATGAAGTGTAAAGAAAATGTTCACTCAACTTTCAAAACATTTCGTaccattcaaaaaaatgttcacacgTGTCAGAACATATGTTAAAATGTTCGCataattattaaaaaaatactTCATACCACTGAAAAAAGATGTTTACGTatttcaaaaatatgtttgtgACATTTAAAAAAGTTAATACAATCTATTTTTTTCATGTAATTTAAAAAATGATTATAAAAATGTTTACTATTTATTCAAACATGTACTTATTCAGTCGGTTTGTTTGTTTTCTTTCATTGTTTACTTTTGTAtatattttcaaaaatattacaatacatatatatatatatatatatatatatatatatatatatatatatatatataatcgctTAAATTTTGAGAAGTGTTCATCAAACATTCAAAAAACGTTCATGAAGTGTAAAGAAAATGTTCACTCAACTTTCAAAACATTTCGTaccattcaaaaaaatgttcacacgTGTCAGAACATATGTTAAAATGTTCGCataattattaaaaaaaatacTTCATACCACTGAAAAAAGATGTTTACGTatttcaaaaatatgtttgtgACATTTAAAAAAGTTAATACAATCTATTTTTTTCATGTAATTTAAAAAATGATTATAAAAATGTTTACTATTTATTCAAACATGTACTTACAAAAGTGTCTGTATAATGTAAAAAAAATGTTCAAGTCATTTAAAAAAAGTTTCATATCACTCAAAAAAATTCAACATGTATTGATAGCATTTATTTTAAAACGTTCAttttgtatttaaaaaatgttcaacttTTATAAAAGAATGTTCCacgtgtatttgaaaaatataCACCATGTATTGTAAAAAATAAAGAGAAAAAACACATAAACAGGAAATAAGAAAAAAATGGTTGCAAATCGAAGAAAACTGATGGAAACCAGACCAGTCCAGCCAGTAGACAACAAGAAAAAAATGTAACAACATAAAGGGACCGGAATATGGGTTGGCCCAATTACATCATTGCTGAAGGCCAGAGAATATCCATACGCGCAGTGTGTGGAGTAGAGCCCATTCTTTCTTTTCTTTAGAAGCACAGTATGGCCCATTCGGGCACTCATCAGCCGGGGCATGTAGGAAAAGGCCCAGCTGCCCACGGTGAATGTAGACTGTGGCGGCGGAAGCTCCCACGTGTGTGTTGACTTGTGATCCCGATTGCCTTGCATCGGAAAAAGGTAAACGGTCCCGGTCGCGGCTCTCGCGCGGCGGACGCGGTCAGCCAGGGTTCGTTCGCCCCTCCTCGGAACAGCCAGCTTCGGTCACCGCTGTTTTGACGTCTTCCTCTGCGCATGTCAACACGGGCCACATGGATCTCGAGGTGGATCTCGGTTTGCGGATCGTTCTTTTTTTTGAAATAATTCTTACATTACTCAAATCAAATGTTACAATCTCATCTAACAAGTTCCAAAGCCTCATCTAGACCAAAGCCTAGCCAAATCATAGTTTGGCGTTGCAACCTATCAAAATTAGCTAAGGCGTGACTAACCATATTACAATTCCGACGAGTATGAGCAATGCAAGAATCTCTCCTGCATACTTCTAATGATCTCTCTAACAATGAAAGCATACTTTGACTTGTTTTCCGTCCCACCTTTGATCATCATAACAGCCTCCAAACAGTCTGATTCCGCATCAATGGATAGATCACTCCATTGTAGTGTCAGAGAAATACCCTCCTTTATTGCAAGAAGTTTGGCTTTCAAAACATCATCGCATGTGAAAAGATATCTGCAAGAACTGAAAATAATAGTCCCATCATGGTCTCTGAGAATCATACCCACTCCCGCATTATCACCACAGACTGATCCATCAGTGTTAAGTTTTACCCTTCCAAGAATTGGCCTACTCCACCCACATACAAAACATGGGTTTCCTATATTGCATGCATAATGTTTCTCTATAGGGAGCACACACATTACAGCCTTGCCTCTACTTGTGCCGTCAGCAGGGATTGATTGCAACTCTTGTAATGAGCGCAAATAACTCGCTAGGAATCTTACCGAGACATCCATTGGCGGCGGCCGCTTACCGCGAACAATCTCATTTCTTATGTACCATATTCTCCAGAACAACATCATTATACGATTTTTTCCCTCATCCGCAACATCGGCTAGGAGCGTAAAAAACTAGTCCGGACCAACCGGTTGTATTTCTTTTGGTTTTGGGAGAGTCCACTATGACTCCATTGCCTTCCACAACCGAACGACATGATTGCATGTACAGAACACATGGAATGAATCCTCGGCCTCACGTCCACACACACGACACATAGTAGTTTTATTTCCAGATTTCTCTTAGCTTTGTTAGTCCAAGTTGCAAGTGAATCTGAACCCAACCGCCAAGCAAAGGATTGTACCTTTGGAGGTGCACTACTCTTCCATACATAATTCCATCCCTCCCTAGTACCATCAGGACGTATGCTAGTGGATGCAACCATCGAGTTACAAGCTTCATCACTAGCTAGCTTGTATGCACTATGAACGGAGAACATGCTGTGTTTTCAGGAGCCCAGGCGGCAAAGTCCTCATCCAAGCATGGTGAGAGCTTGATCATCTGAATTTCCACAACATCCACTGGCAGGAAATACTGCCTTATTTTTTCTATGTCCCATGTACCATTTAGAGACCCATTTTAATCGACACCTCCTCTTAGTAGTAATTAAACCATCCGAGGGTTCCCACGCTATCCAGCGATCACGCCAGATATGAACATTTTGTCCATTATCGATTATCCACACAATTCTTTTTTAGGAGCTCTAAACCATGCACAATAGCCTGCCACGTGGGGGAAGGATTTCCAGTGAAAACCGTGTCGAGGAGACGTCCATTAGGAAAATACTTGGCCTTTAAAAGTCTTGCACAAAGGCTATTAGGATACTCTAATATGCGCCAAGCTTGCCGAGCCAACAAAGCTTGGTTGGAAATACAGAAGTCCTTGAAACCAAGCCCTCCTTgtttctttggccttgttatcTTGTTCCAAGCAACCCAATGAGTCTTCCTCTTTCCTTGTTCTACTCCCCAAAAGTAATTCCTGACCATGCGGTTCAAATCATCACACACTTCTAAGGGAAACTTGAACACACTCATTAAATATGTGGAAATCGATTGTGCAACCGCCTTGATCAAAACTTCTTTACCTGCTTGGGTGGGATGACCATCATAGGCAAACAAACGCTTAGTCATCTTCACTTGCAAGTTCTGGAATTTTTCTTTTAACATATGATCATCTAGGGTAGGCAAACCCAAATATTTCTCTTCAAATCCAGAAGATGTGACCTGCAGCACATTTTTAACATTCTCCATGGTTGGATCAGGGCATGAATTACCGAACAACATGGAACACTTCGAAGGATTTATTAGCTTCCCAGTGGCAGCCGCATAGACATCCAAGATGCTCTTTATATGGTTTGTTTCCTGGACACAAGACTTAAAGAACATAAGTGTATCATACGCAAAAAGTAGGTGTGAAACACACGGAGCCCTCCTGGTAATTCTCAATGGTGAAACTTCTACATAGTTGATACCCTTACAAATAAGAGCAGAGAGACCATCAGCAACAAATAAGAACAAATATGGGGACAAAGGGTCACCTTGCCGAAGACCACACGACGATGCAAACGAATCCAAGATGGATCCATTAAATTTTACAGAATATCTCACCGAGGTCACACACGCCATTATCCAGTCAACCCACCGGTGAGCGAAACCGAGTTTTTGCATCATTTGCTTAAGGTAATTCCAGTGCACCCTATCATAAGATTTAGAGAGATCAAGCTTATATGTGCAATAACACTTTGTGGGGTCCTTCTCTTGCTTAATATGGTGAATGCACTTTGTTTAGGAGAAATAATGTCATCAAGTGCCGGTCTCAAACGACTTACTAAGCACTTTGATATCACTTTGTAAACTACATTACATAAGCTAAT
This genomic window contains:
- the LOC109759055 gene encoding probable potassium transporter 17 is translated as MDLEAAAPPRPRGGSPATAPLPPANRETDVGNVRKNIFLAYKTLGVVFGGLVTSPLYVYPSMNLSSPTEADYLGIYSIMFWTLTLIGVVKYVGIALNADDHGEGGTFAMYSLLCRHADIGILPSKRGYSEEEPFLHEQSATAIRPSKLGKFFERSITARRVLLFMAILGMCMLIGDGILTPAISVLSAIEGLRGPFPSVSKPVVEALSAAILIGVFLLQKYGTSKVSFLFSPIMAAWTFTTPIVGIYSIVRYYPGIFKAISPHYIVHFFLRNKKQGWQLLGGTVLCITGAEAMFADLGHFSKKAIQIAFLSSIYPSLVLTYAGQTAYLINNVNDFSDGFYKFIPRPVYWPMFVIATLAAIVASQSLISATFSVIKQSVVLDYFPRVKVVHTSHQKEGEVYSPEINYILMVLCVGVILGFGGGKEIGNAFGVVVIMVMLITTIMLTLVMIIIWRTPPVFVGMFFIPFVIMEGSYVSAVFTKIPEGGWLPFAVSMILALIMFVWYYGRQRKIEYEMANKITMERLGQLLAMPEVQRVPGLCFFYSNIQDGLTPILGHYIKNMSSLHTVTIFVTLRYLLVSKVDQRERVLIKRLGPRGVYQCTVQYGYADNLSLKGGDDLVAQVMRCLKRHIAMSTDRRSSVSTEEEIANLEAASLAGVVHVRGKMRFYVGDDAGCFDKVMLRSYEFLHSICRSALPALGMPLQQRVEIGMLYKV